The following coding sequences lie in one Candidatus Spechtbacterales bacterium genomic window:
- a CDS encoding deiodinase-like protein: protein MSDYNYKNFKATYYNFTGFDGPAEGERAPDFKALTLDGKEVMLSDYFGKPLVLEMGSVTCPIYVGEIRPMQKLVEKFPEVEFLVLYVREAHPGEKIGPHESMEDKIGCANLLKQKRNETRTILVDDVEGTAHKIYGTFPDSVFIIDSEGKIAWRSQWNRTKEVEKNLERLSRGEKPVPAKKKLIDKPERLNISTFLDGGWIAVKDFILQFPALVKHRIFKK from the coding sequence ATGAGTGATTATAACTACAAAAATTTTAAAGCTACTTATTATAACTTTACGGGTTTTGACGGTCCCGCTGAGGGGGAGCGGGCTCCGGATTTTAAAGCGCTTACTTTAGATGGTAAAGAGGTTATGCTGTCGGACTATTTTGGAAAACCTCTTGTCTTGGAAATGGGTAGTGTGACCTGCCCCATATATGTGGGAGAGATAAGGCCGATGCAAAAACTTGTTGAAAAGTTTCCCGAAGTTGAATTTTTAGTCCTTTATGTACGCGAGGCGCACCCGGGAGAAAAGATAGGACCGCACGAGAGCATGGAGGATAAAATAGGATGCGCGAACCTGCTGAAACAAAAGCGCAATGAAACCAGAACCATATTGGTGGATGATGTAGAGGGGACAGCTCATAAGATTTACGGCACTTTTCCCGATTCTGTTTTTATAATAGACAGTGAAGGCAAGATAGCGTGGCGCTCGCAATGGAACCGCACAAAAGAGGTTGAGAAAAATTTAGAGCGTTTATCGAGGGGAGAAAAGCCGGTACCCGCAAAAAAGAAACTTATAGACAAGCCCGAGAGATTAAATATTTCTACATTCCTTGATGGTGGCTGGATAGCAGTGAAGGATTTTAT